One segment of bacterium DNA contains the following:
- a CDS encoding TetR/AcrR family transcriptional regulator produces MDKESQTRKTMRREQESQLRRREIMLAARTLFIEKGFRNTTLDEIAEQSAFGKGTIYNYFANKDDLFHAIIDQLIDETFAETRVAMQQAGDDARAQVSAYARASVLHFHTNNEVFLMIMREHNQLVPQMMEKFFHRYLEKLTLISKPLETGMRAGAIRPGDPQKLAALFDGMIRTYCLAGSQGLWPSGNQSPEDAAALLVSVFFDGIENNSKQG; encoded by the coding sequence ATGGACAAAGAGTCTCAAACACGTAAGACGATGCGGCGGGAGCAGGAATCCCAGCTCCGCCGGCGGGAAATCATGCTTGCGGCACGAACCCTGTTTATCGAAAAGGGGTTTCGCAACACGACCCTCGATGAGATCGCAGAGCAATCGGCGTTCGGGAAGGGGACGATTTACAATTACTTCGCGAACAAAGACGATCTGTTCCACGCGATTATCGATCAGTTGATTGATGAGACCTTTGCCGAGACGCGGGTGGCCATGCAACAGGCGGGAGATGATGCGCGGGCCCAAGTATCAGCCTATGCTCGAGCTTCGGTGCTCCACTTTCACACAAATAACGAAGTCTTCCTGATGATCATGCGCGAACACAATCAGCTTGTTCCGCAGATGATGGAGAAGTTCTTCCACCGTTACCTGGAAAAGCTGACCCTTATTTCCAAACCGCTTGAAACCGGCATGCGTGCCGGAGCCATCCGGCCCGGGGATCCGCAGAAACTCGCGGCGCTGTTTGACGGCATGATCCGCACCTACTGTCTGGCAGGCAGCCAGGGGCTCTGGCCCAGCGGCAATCAATCGCCCGAAGATGCCGCCGCATTGCTGGTCTCCGTCTTCTTCGATGGAATCGAAAACAATTCTAAACAGGGATAA
- a CDS encoding C25 family cysteine peptidase: MTSISMQTPAVMMREQVVDFQTYQSFGIAGEVSIPTEGSPSIPQVSRLYRIPNTGGADLVITNADFELVENITPYPVQPEVSAFGQLVRDEALYSKDGWYPANPVVMSDPMIMRDFRVVSVTLYPVQVNPVTHQARIYRNLSADVVANDRPSVNELVTPRRPTGSWVPIYRTVIANLDENALLDATTTPGSYLILCKPDAQSVNPFVDSLFQWKTRQGYRVIVDSRSNWDAGTMQTRIRQLYASQDPPLEYVCLMGGVFASFGVPTSNSDYDHAFALGNTGDDLEDVGVGRLTGGTSAEMALINAKIMSYERNPRMESSPGVADTMWFHKAFLLAGTAMSCASNYLLMEWGASQFTQFTDVDSVRVETVQGTPQATQCNPHFQNGIGFFLWRGAWISEVNTGLAAGCNSGWRLPICLAITCTAGDFTGSNGMAPSFLTAGTVSNPKGGVCGIGSTTAGTHNPENITFTGGLLYNIINLNVENLGTCMSGAKALLYTTFADWSGFAGQFSRYNNLFGEPSLSIWTTAPKVLNVTHPTALNIGARSVDVVVHRDADGVPVQDAVVCLWKRGADSTWVRGMTDVNGHVVLPVSVNAAGDMYLTVTKQNHKPYLFTIPCGSVDCMPMASSHTVDDDNNGGTQGNGNHIMNPGETIDLPVYIRNFGASVTATGVSATMTSTNPRVTVVTGTASYANIAPGDSALGAQPFRIQVAGNLQDGVTVQLLLAITSSAGTTNGLVELTCAAGDLEYTRYQFTNGAFGPGLTRNLSVTVLNAGAVSLIGVTGHLQSLSPFVTLGTADATYGDIAAGAQDSNTTAPFVLTANPLTFNGHQAPMMLVMSTPSGASDTVMFMVNVGTAQSTDPTGPDAYGYYAYDNTDLSYDIHPVFQYVDISSNSANNLNLNDVGEKTSTSELWSTVRPLPFRFKYYGRFYDSVTVCSNGWCALGNQAWFDNFRNYPIPAPQAPEAMIAPYWDDLITTGGAGLGVFATYQPDSGRYVIQWKATGRNTPPSPLDFEVILYDSAARPTLDGNGAIVMQYNQAVMNIDPPEYDEREGCTIGIQAPRSLMGLSYAYVTDYAPGAATIQNGRSILFTTDARVLFGQVEGHVYDARTNQPLAGVHVSTDRYPFNDTTDATGYYHLTNVVIGTYHVMTSAYRFNGDTASNVFVALDSTTTLDFHINHPEMALSVSTIEDSTLGGSVQTAFTINNAGNGPLDWTTSIYFAGDNNPAPWDSVASVPVSQLTQDDQAWGCEFMNGNWWVTGSNGLTGQGLIYRFDDHGTYLGSIPQPGSSATGWFDIATDGTYLYGSDSHVIIGINANGQVHDTIPSPLNPSRALAYDPALGYFWAADYTSNLYCLDRSGGIVVEVTNPGLNITGMAWNATDANGYKLYIFSRDGEGLTRVSKFNPTARQFQTVVDLPSAAGDRAAGCTITPNWNSTLLVFGGVIRGTTGSRLAIHEMVFNSTWMHLVPSTGTVAGTGSQDVQITFDPTILRNDTYHVNLRVSSAVYDSTIIVPVTLVVNRITAVEKPARQIPAEFALRQNYPNPFNPTTQIAFDLPKAEHVRLDVFNSLGQHITTLLDETRAAASYAVTWDGRTAGGADVSSGVYFYQVRAGSFTAVNKMLLMR; the protein is encoded by the coding sequence ATGACGTCCATTAGTATGCAGACGCCGGCGGTGATGATGCGCGAGCAGGTGGTGGACTTTCAGACCTATCAATCGTTCGGTATCGCCGGCGAGGTATCTATCCCGACCGAAGGCAGCCCATCGATTCCGCAGGTGTCCCGCTTGTACCGCATTCCGAATACCGGCGGCGCCGATCTGGTGATCACCAACGCCGACTTCGAACTGGTGGAGAACATCACCCCCTACCCCGTGCAACCAGAAGTCTCCGCTTTCGGGCAGTTGGTGCGGGATGAAGCTCTCTACTCGAAGGACGGCTGGTATCCGGCGAACCCGGTGGTGATGAGCGATCCGATGATCATGCGCGATTTCCGCGTGGTGTCGGTCACACTCTATCCGGTGCAGGTGAACCCCGTGACGCATCAAGCGCGTATCTATCGCAATCTCAGCGCGGATGTGGTCGCCAATGACCGGCCCAGTGTCAACGAATTGGTGACCCCGCGCCGTCCCACCGGATCATGGGTGCCCATTTACCGGACTGTGATTGCCAACCTCGATGAGAATGCCCTGCTGGATGCGACGACGACCCCCGGCAGCTACCTGATTCTCTGCAAGCCGGACGCGCAGTCCGTGAACCCGTTTGTGGACAGTCTCTTTCAGTGGAAGACGCGGCAAGGTTACCGGGTGATTGTGGATTCTCGGAGCAACTGGGACGCGGGGACGATGCAGACCCGGATTCGACAGCTCTATGCCAGCCAGGATCCACCGCTGGAATATGTCTGCCTGATGGGCGGAGTGTTCGCGAGCTTTGGTGTCCCCACGTCCAATAGTGACTATGACCACGCCTTCGCGCTGGGCAACACCGGAGACGATCTGGAAGATGTCGGCGTTGGTCGTTTGACGGGTGGAACTTCCGCAGAGATGGCCCTGATTAATGCCAAGATCATGAGTTATGAGCGCAACCCGCGCATGGAAAGCTCGCCGGGCGTGGCCGACACGATGTGGTTCCACAAGGCCTTTTTGCTGGCGGGAACGGCCATGAGCTGCGCCAGCAACTATCTGCTGATGGAGTGGGGCGCGTCCCAGTTTACGCAGTTCACCGACGTGGACAGCGTGAGAGTCGAGACGGTGCAGGGAACTCCGCAAGCGACACAGTGCAATCCGCATTTCCAGAACGGCATCGGCTTCTTCCTCTGGCGCGGCGCGTGGATCAGCGAAGTCAATACCGGTCTGGCGGCGGGATGCAATTCCGGGTGGCGGCTTCCCATCTGTCTGGCGATCACCTGCACGGCGGGTGATTTTACGGGATCGAACGGCATGGCGCCCTCGTTTCTGACGGCCGGAACCGTCTCCAATCCGAAGGGCGGCGTGTGCGGTATCGGTTCAACGACGGCAGGTACCCACAACCCCGAAAATATCACCTTCACGGGCGGACTGCTCTACAACATCATCAATTTGAATGTGGAGAATCTCGGCACATGCATGTCGGGAGCCAAGGCGCTGTTGTACACGACCTTTGCTGACTGGAGCGGTTTTGCCGGCCAGTTTTCGCGGTATAATAACCTGTTTGGCGAACCCAGCCTGTCCATCTGGACGACCGCGCCGAAAGTGCTGAATGTAACCCATCCGACGGCGTTGAATATCGGCGCGCGCAGCGTAGACGTGGTGGTGCACCGCGACGCAGACGGCGTCCCCGTTCAGGATGCCGTGGTCTGCCTGTGGAAGCGCGGAGCGGATTCCACCTGGGTGCGCGGCATGACGGATGTCAATGGCCACGTGGTACTGCCGGTATCGGTGAACGCCGCCGGCGATATGTACCTGACGGTGACCAAGCAGAATCACAAGCCCTACCTGTTCACGATTCCGTGTGGATCGGTGGACTGCATGCCCATGGCCAGTTCCCATACGGTGGACGATGACAACAACGGCGGCACACAGGGTAATGGCAATCACATCATGAACCCCGGCGAGACGATCGACCTGCCGGTGTATATCCGCAATTTCGGCGCATCCGTGACGGCGACCGGCGTCTCCGCTACCATGACGAGCACCAATCCGCGCGTAACGGTGGTGACGGGTACAGCTTCTTATGCCAACATCGCCCCCGGAGATTCGGCACTGGGCGCGCAGCCCTTCCGGATTCAGGTGGCCGGCAATCTGCAGGATGGCGTGACGGTCCAGTTGCTGCTGGCAATCACATCTTCTGCCGGAACGACTAACGGTCTGGTCGAACTGACCTGCGCCGCCGGAGATCTGGAGTACACGCGGTACCAATTCACAAATGGCGCCTTTGGGCCCGGCTTAACCCGCAACCTGTCCGTGACGGTTCTGAACGCGGGAGCGGTGTCGCTGATCGGCGTGACCGGCCACCTGCAATCGCTGAGTCCCTTTGTCACGCTGGGTACGGCGGATGCAACCTACGGCGACATTGCGGCGGGCGCGCAGGATTCCAATACTACGGCGCCCTTCGTGCTGACCGCCAACCCGCTCACCTTCAATGGCCATCAGGCGCCGATGATGCTGGTGATGAGCACCCCCAGCGGCGCGTCGGACACGGTGATGTTTATGGTGAACGTGGGAACGGCGCAGAGCACCGATCCCACCGGCCCGGACGCGTACGGTTACTATGCCTATGACAACACCGATCTGAGCTACGATATTCACCCGGTCTTCCAGTACGTCGATATCTCCTCGAACAGCGCCAATAACCTGAACCTGAATGATGTCGGCGAAAAGACGTCTACTTCCGAACTCTGGTCCACGGTTCGCCCGCTGCCGTTCCGGTTCAAGTATTATGGCCGTTTCTACGACTCCGTTACGGTCTGCTCGAATGGCTGGTGCGCGCTGGGCAATCAGGCGTGGTTCGACAATTTCCGCAACTATCCGATTCCCGCGCCGCAGGCTCCCGAGGCGATGATTGCCCCCTACTGGGACGACCTGATCACAACAGGCGGAGCTGGATTGGGTGTATTCGCGACCTATCAGCCCGATAGCGGGCGGTATGTGATTCAGTGGAAGGCGACAGGCCGCAATACGCCGCCGTCCCCGCTGGACTTTGAAGTAATTCTGTATGATTCCGCGGCGCGTCCGACGCTGGACGGCAACGGCGCAATCGTGATGCAGTACAATCAGGCGGTGATGAACATCGATCCGCCCGAATACGACGAGCGCGAAGGCTGTACCATCGGCATTCAGGCTCCCCGGTCGCTGATGGGGCTCTCCTACGCTTATGTGACCGACTACGCCCCGGGAGCCGCGACCATTCAAAATGGCAGGTCGATCCTGTTTACGACGGATGCGCGCGTGCTGTTCGGACAGGTTGAAGGGCACGTGTACGACGCGCGAACCAATCAGCCGCTGGCCGGCGTGCACGTCTCGACCGACCGCTATCCGTTCAACGATACGACGGATGCGACGGGCTATTATCACCTGACCAACGTGGTGATTGGCACCTATCACGTGATGACCTCCGCTTACCGCTTCAACGGCGACACCGCCTCGAACGTGTTTGTGGCGTTGGACAGCACGACGACGCTGGACTTCCACATCAACCATCCGGAAATGGCGCTGTCGGTGAGTACGATTGAAGACAGCACGTTGGGCGGTTCGGTTCAGACGGCCTTCACCATCAACAATGCGGGTAACGGACCGCTGGACTGGACCACGAGCATCTACTTCGCGGGCGACAACAACCCCGCGCCGTGGGACTCGGTGGCCTCTGTTCCGGTCTCGCAGCTTACGCAGGATGATCAGGCGTGGGGCTGTGAATTCATGAACGGCAACTGGTGGGTGACGGGCAGCAACGGACTGACCGGGCAGGGCCTCATCTACCGGTTCGACGACCACGGAACCTATCTGGGTTCGATTCCGCAACCGGGCTCCTCGGCGACGGGTTGGTTTGACATCGCGACCGACGGGACCTATCTGTATGGCTCGGACAGCCACGTAATCATCGGCATCAATGCCAACGGTCAGGTCCACGACACGATCCCCAGCCCGCTCAATCCCTCGCGCGCCTTGGCGTACGATCCGGCGCTGGGTTACTTCTGGGCGGCGGACTATACCTCGAACCTCTACTGCCTTGACCGCTCCGGCGGAATCGTTGTGGAAGTCACCAACCCCGGGCTGAACATTACGGGCATGGCGTGGAACGCGACGGATGCGAACGGCTACAAGCTCTATATCTTCAGCCGTGACGGTGAGGGTCTGACCCGCGTCTCGAAGTTCAACCCGACGGCGCGCCAATTCCAGACGGTGGTGGATCTTCCTTCCGCAGCGGGCGACCGGGCGGCGGGCTGCACGATCACCCCGAACTGGAACAGCACCCTGCTGGTGTTCGGCGGCGTGATTCGCGGCACCACCGGCTCACGACTGGCGATCCATGAGATGGTGTTCAATTCGACCTGGATGCATCTGGTGCCGAGCACGGGAACGGTGGCCGGCACAGGGTCGCAGGATGTTCAGATCACTTTCGATCCGACCATACTGCGGAACGATACCTATCACGTGAACCTGCGGGTTTCGAGCGCGGTGTATGATTCCACCATTATCGTTCCGGTGACACTGGTGGTGAACCGGATTACGGCGGTGGAAAAGCCGGCGCGGCAGATCCCGGCGGAATTTGCCCTGCGGCAGAACTACCCGAACCCGTTCAACCCGACGACGCAGATTGCCTTTGATCTGCCGAAGGCGGAACACGTGCGCCTCGATGTGTTCAACTCACTGGGACAGCACATCACCACGCTGTTGGATGAAACCCGGGCAGCCGCTTCCTACGCGGTAACGTGGGATGGCCGGACCGCCGGCGGCGCGGATGTCTCCAGTGGTGTGTACTTCTACCAGGTGCGAGCAGGC
- a CDS encoding efflux RND transporter periplasmic adaptor subunit: MLTIFFSRGRMAAVLMIGAALLSLGCKGKASPAQGAAAAPRLVPVETATVQRENLSLTKTYSGSLEGEEQANLVAKIPERVTAIKLQVGDHVSQGQVCITLDKSGSSSQYFQAEANFSNASKTLERMKSLFTEGAISQQALDGTQTAYDIAKANFESARSTVELSSPIAGIVTAINVTVGDLANPGVVLATVARNERMKVIFNLNETDVADLAVGQKVKVFADSRPDIVTEGTITQFFKSADTRSRSFEVRAMFPNTKDHWFRPGMYVKVTYDRAPRQNVLTIPTAAIQSTGETGRVFTVRNGRAFSTSVTSGVANDEKTEIVNGLAERDTVVVVGANDLQDSAYVSIAGSSK, from the coding sequence TTGCTCACTATATTTTTTTCCCGTGGCCGGATGGCCGCCGTGCTGATGATCGGCGCCGCGCTGCTGAGTCTTGGCTGCAAAGGGAAAGCCTCTCCGGCCCAGGGCGCTGCGGCGGCCCCGCGGCTTGTGCCGGTCGAAACCGCTACCGTACAGCGCGAGAATCTGTCGCTGACAAAGACCTATTCCGGATCCCTTGAAGGCGAAGAGCAGGCCAATCTGGTGGCGAAAATTCCCGAGCGGGTTACCGCCATCAAGCTTCAGGTCGGAGACCATGTCTCGCAGGGGCAGGTCTGCATCACCCTTGATAAGAGCGGATCTTCCTCTCAATATTTTCAGGCCGAGGCCAACTTCAGCAATGCGTCCAAGACGCTCGAGCGGATGAAATCGCTGTTTACCGAAGGCGCGATTTCACAGCAGGCTCTGGACGGAACGCAGACCGCCTATGATATCGCCAAGGCGAATTTCGAAAGTGCGCGCAGCACGGTGGAACTGTCCTCGCCCATCGCCGGGATCGTAACCGCGATTAATGTGACGGTGGGCGATCTGGCCAATCCCGGCGTGGTGCTGGCCACCGTGGCCCGCAATGAGCGGATGAAAGTCATCTTCAACCTGAATGAAACCGATGTTGCCGATCTGGCGGTCGGACAAAAGGTAAAGGTTTTCGCCGACTCGCGCCCCGACATCGTAACCGAAGGAACCATCACTCAGTTCTTCAAATCGGCGGACACCCGCTCGCGTTCCTTTGAAGTCCGCGCGATGTTCCCCAACACCAAAGATCACTGGTTCCGCCCCGGTATGTATGTCAAAGTGACTTATGACCGTGCGCCCCGCCAGAATGTGCTTACGATTCCCACCGCCGCCATTCAGAGCACGGGCGAGACCGGCCGCGTCTTTACGGTGCGCAACGGGCGCGCGTTCAGCACGTCTGTGACCTCGGGCGTAGCCAACGATGAGAAGACCGAAATTGTCAACGGCCTTGCCGAGCGGGACACCGTGGTCGTCGTCGGCGCCAACGACCTGCAGGATAGCGCCTATGTGTCGATTGCCGGATCATCCAAATAG
- a CDS encoding carboxypeptidase regulatory-like domain-containing protein, protein MRDFTLYLIFALTCLTAPRVLAQPDTLWSARVTATGNPAIYSAINHSSGDLILVGETNPGLPSSNFLISRLSPAGAVVWTRTFGGSSNDAAYSCVELPDGNLVVAGGFGGNAIQLMALSTSGDSLWSRAYANGTTSTVCDITLLHDGTIAVVGTRLASDTVRSDLWLLKCTASGDTVWTRVFGGSNSDIGYRISERPDRSLLMTGYSRSNGARDYDFWLLHTDSLGNPLTSTLYGSSGPDMCYDFADGDSVVYLAGKTTIASANRGYLAKANGAGDSLWARSYTHGGVEEQLRGIVAQESGEAICAGWSGPSWNDRQCWLFAITPDGSESWQWVYGPAASGFYGIIPVTAGGYLAFGQISEANVRKGYAVRLSLSQIRGSVVEWGTGAVVASARVDIGGTTQYVITDAHGEFRLGIVNGTYDLTVSGSCISRDTLRQVVVPPDSFVTADFHVRRPHVVWLESSISTVVHNHVRTTLPLHIVNSGNGAMDFGIIAQPVRPAGPWLSVTPDTTRINAGDTLTVQVEIAPDTTDDGTHEFYGNLLVRTNSCPGSTETIPVTAFALNADGKAALSPQNFSLAAYPNPFNPRTTLTLSVPQAARITLSIYDITGRCVAVLTDQPFAPGTYLLPFDAGSLPSGLYFARVESALFTSTRKLMLLK, encoded by the coding sequence GTGCGCGACTTCACGCTGTACCTGATCTTTGCACTGACTTGCCTGACTGCGCCGCGTGTTCTTGCCCAACCGGATACTCTCTGGTCGGCGCGAGTCACCGCGACCGGAAACCCCGCGATTTACAGCGCGATCAACCATTCCAGCGGTGATCTGATCCTGGTGGGTGAAACCAATCCCGGGCTGCCGTCATCCAATTTTCTGATTTCCCGCTTAAGCCCCGCCGGCGCAGTCGTGTGGACTCGCACCTTTGGCGGTTCAAGCAACGATGCCGCCTACTCTTGCGTTGAACTTCCGGACGGAAATCTGGTCGTGGCAGGCGGATTCGGCGGTAATGCTATTCAACTTATGGCGCTGAGCACTTCAGGTGACAGCCTGTGGAGCCGTGCCTATGCCAATGGGACTACTTCGACTGTCTGCGACATCACGCTCCTGCATGACGGGACCATCGCGGTGGTGGGCACGCGGCTCGCATCGGACACCGTGCGGTCCGATCTCTGGCTGCTCAAATGCACGGCCAGTGGTGATACCGTGTGGACCCGGGTTTTTGGTGGAAGCAATTCCGACATCGGTTATCGAATCAGCGAGCGGCCGGACCGAAGCTTGCTGATGACAGGTTACTCCCGCAGTAACGGCGCGCGGGATTATGATTTCTGGCTGCTGCATACCGATTCGCTGGGAAATCCGCTCACCTCCACCCTGTATGGAAGCAGCGGGCCGGATATGTGCTACGATTTTGCAGACGGTGACAGTGTTGTTTACCTTGCCGGCAAGACCACGATTGCCAGCGCCAACCGGGGCTATCTGGCCAAGGCCAATGGCGCGGGAGATTCTCTGTGGGCTCGCAGCTACACTCATGGCGGTGTGGAAGAACAGCTTCGCGGAATTGTGGCGCAGGAATCCGGCGAAGCCATCTGTGCCGGCTGGTCCGGCCCCAGTTGGAATGACCGGCAATGCTGGCTCTTTGCCATTACGCCTGACGGGTCCGAAAGCTGGCAGTGGGTCTATGGTCCGGCGGCAAGCGGTTTCTACGGCATCATTCCTGTCACCGCAGGCGGCTACTTGGCTTTCGGACAGATCTCCGAAGCCAATGTTCGCAAGGGCTACGCGGTGCGGTTGTCCCTCTCCCAAATTCGCGGCTCTGTGGTGGAATGGGGAACCGGCGCCGTGGTGGCAAGCGCGCGAGTAGACATCGGCGGCACAACGCAGTATGTCATCACCGATGCGCACGGCGAGTTCCGCCTCGGCATCGTGAACGGCACCTATGACCTCACGGTGTCGGGGAGCTGCATTTCCCGCGACACTCTGAGGCAGGTTGTCGTCCCGCCCGATTCCTTTGTCACAGCGGACTTTCACGTTCGCCGCCCGCACGTCGTCTGGCTGGAATCGTCCATCAGCACCGTGGTTCACAATCATGTACGTACGACTTTGCCACTTCACATCGTAAACTCCGGCAATGGAGCGATGGACTTTGGCATCATCGCTCAGCCTGTACGGCCTGCAGGTCCCTGGCTTTCGGTGACCCCGGACACAACGCGGATTAACGCGGGTGATACCCTGACCGTGCAGGTAGAGATTGCGCCGGACACCACGGATGACGGAACCCATGAATTCTACGGAAACCTGCTGGTCCGCACCAATTCCTGCCCCGGCAGCACGGAGACGATTCCTGTTACCGCGTTTGCCCTCAACGCCGACGGTAAGGCCGCCTTATCTCCCCAGAACTTTTCTCTGGCAGCGTATCCCAATCCGTTCAATCCCCGCACAACACTTACACTTTCTGTTCCGCAAGCGGCGCGCATCACGCTCTCGATCTATGATATTACGGGGCGGTGCGTCGCGGTGTTGACCGATCAGCCGTTTGCACCGGGGACCTATCTTCTCCCCTTTGACGCAGGATCATTGCCGTCCGGACTCTACTTTGCACGCGTCGAAAGCGCACTGTTCACATCCACCCGAAAGCTCATGCTGCTGAAGTGA
- a CDS encoding TolC family protein: MSNRMRTGSKKLLWVVLLCAAVSSSPAAMAADSTSAAPALTLTLPKAIALALDRNRDVRIAGQERAKAQAQVSEAWSNALPRISASGDYLRNLQLPVMFLPANSSFNPTSSTKSMAIGSNNSYTMGASFAQPLYNRKVGVALDIASTYEAYADQAFQATAEDVTRNTTKAFYRVLLAKELVEVNKQGLDVVKANLDNVRTLQQHGSAAEYDLLRAEVQYANTEPLLITAQNSLELSMNSLKALLALPLDQNLELDGAFQFEAIPPAELETARQNAITRNSGLAQIALQESLATQNIAVVRADYFPSLSLIGSYGWQTQDNTYQMNRYKWANTLALGLHLSYTLFDGMATRSRIAEATSDRTKLQYLRLKAEEGLRIQIRTAESQMEEAGKRIEAQQKSLGQAQKALQISQTRYKSGIGTQLELLDTQVAMTRAQTNYSQAIYDYLTAKADWQYYVGNLR; this comes from the coding sequence ATGTCGAACAGGATGCGCACCGGCAGCAAAAAGCTCCTTTGGGTAGTGTTGCTGTGTGCGGCCGTCAGTTCTTCACCGGCTGCGATGGCGGCGGATTCAACCTCCGCGGCCCCCGCCCTCACCCTCACGCTGCCCAAAGCCATTGCACTGGCCCTCGACCGCAACCGTGACGTGCGGATTGCCGGACAGGAGCGCGCCAAGGCACAGGCGCAGGTCAGCGAAGCATGGTCCAATGCTCTGCCGCGGATCAGCGCCAGCGGCGATTACCTCCGCAATCTGCAGCTTCCGGTCATGTTCCTGCCCGCCAACTCCTCCTTCAATCCGACCAGCTCCACAAAATCGATGGCCATCGGCTCGAACAACTCGTACACGATGGGCGCGTCGTTTGCCCAGCCGCTGTACAACCGCAAGGTGGGAGTGGCCCTTGATATTGCCAGCACGTATGAAGCCTACGCGGATCAGGCCTTTCAGGCTACGGCGGAGGATGTTACCCGCAATACCACCAAGGCCTTCTATCGCGTGCTGCTTGCCAAAGAGCTGGTGGAAGTGAACAAGCAGGGCCTCGATGTGGTGAAGGCCAACCTGGATAATGTGCGTACGCTGCAGCAACACGGCAGCGCCGCCGAATATGATCTGCTTCGCGCCGAAGTGCAGTATGCCAACACCGAGCCGCTGCTGATTACCGCGCAGAACAGTCTCGAACTGTCCATGAATTCCCTGAAGGCTCTGCTCGCGCTGCCGCTCGATCAGAACCTCGAACTCGACGGCGCCTTCCAGTTCGAAGCCATTCCGCCTGCAGAACTGGAAACGGCGCGGCAGAACGCCATCACCCGTAATTCGGGTTTGGCGCAGATTGCCTTGCAGGAATCGCTGGCCACGCAAAACATCGCCGTCGTCAGGGCGGATTACTTTCCTTCCTTAAGCCTTATCGGTTCTTATGGCTGGCAGACGCAGGATAACACCTATCAGATGAACCGCTACAAGTGGGCGAACACGCTGGCACTGGGTCTGCACCTGTCCTATACGCTGTTCGACGGCATGGCCACCCGCTCCCGCATCGCCGAGGCCACCAGTGACCGCACCAAGCTTCAGTATCTGCGCCTGAAGGCTGAAGAAGGCTTGCGGATTCAGATCCGCACCGCCGAATCCCAGATGGAAGAGGCCGGCAAACGGATTGAAGCGCAACAGAAGAGTCTGGGGCAGGCCCAAAAGGCGCTGCAGATTTCCCAGACCCGCTACAAAAGCGGGATTGGCACCCAGCTCGAACTGCTGGACACGCAGGTGGCGATGACCCGCGCCCAGACCAATTACTCGCAGGCGATTTACGATTATCTTACGGCGAAGGCCGACTGGCAATATTACGTGGGGAACCTTCGATGA